The following proteins are encoded in a genomic region of Micromonospora olivasterospora:
- a CDS encoding ABC transporter permease — translation MTSTMLVLGPKLAVALVLLTAAAAAVATVGRLGHGRQIAIAAGRAALQLAAVSLVITAIVGSLWATGAFVLLMCAVAAGTSGRRITGGPYGWWAGVPIATASLSVVAALLLAGLVPLRGIAIIPIAGILTGGAMTATSLAGRRFNDDLRDRRGEVQAALALGLLPRDAALLVCRPAASQALVPALDQTRTVGLVTLPGTFVGVLLGGASPLTAGITQLFVLVGLLTVEATAIVVTIEVMARGRLRPRSP, via the coding sequence GTGACCTCGACGATGCTGGTGCTCGGGCCGAAACTCGCCGTCGCGCTCGTGCTGCTGACCGCCGCCGCAGCCGCCGTCGCCACCGTCGGACGGCTCGGGCACGGCCGGCAGATCGCAATCGCCGCCGGCCGCGCCGCGCTGCAACTGGCCGCCGTGTCACTGGTGATCACCGCGATCGTCGGCTCGCTGTGGGCCACCGGGGCGTTCGTCCTGCTCATGTGCGCGGTCGCCGCCGGCACCTCCGGTCGACGGATCACCGGCGGCCCGTACGGCTGGTGGGCGGGAGTCCCGATCGCCACCGCCAGCCTGAGCGTCGTCGCCGCGCTGCTCCTGGCAGGTCTGGTGCCCCTACGCGGCATCGCGATCATCCCGATCGCCGGCATCCTGACCGGCGGCGCCATGACCGCCACCAGCCTGGCCGGGCGGCGCTTCAACGACGACCTCCGCGACCGGCGCGGCGAGGTCCAAGCCGCCCTCGCGCTGGGCCTGCTGCCCCGCGACGCCGCGCTGCTCGTCTGCCGCCCCGCCGCGAGCCAGGCACTCGTCCCCGCCCTGGACCAGACCCGCACCGTCGGCCTGGTCACCCTCCCCGGCACCTTCGTGGGCGTCCTCCTCGGCGGCGCCAGTCCCCTTACGGCGGGGATAACCCAACTGTTCGTTCTCGTCGGTCTCCTCACTGTCGAAGCCACCGCCATCGTCGTCACCATCGAGGTGATGGCCCGGGGACGTCTACGCCCGCGATCACCGTGA
- a CDS encoding tyrosine-type recombinase/integrase, which translates to MAGTGKIYKRCGCRDAVSSKRLEQHCPRLSERGHGSWYFDCSAADAFGGPARARRGGFPSKAAAGRARDEWLTRTGEARTARGWTLERWLRYWLSTRTKIRPTTKAAYTRDVEQFLIPHLGRITLEDLNIRRIRKGFDEIAQSTNGRGQPQTPSCLHHLRTTLRAALNLAVRDGLLEANPIRHLELPSYRKPHAQVWTPARVAEWRATGRHPAVAVWTAPYLAAFLDAVTADRLFALWWLIALRGLRRGEACGLRWSDIDLDHGVLFIVRNRATVGYHVIEGEPKSAAGMRAVALDKHTVAVLREHLRRQHLNQAARTVAGKPCYDSGYVFIRPDGRPLHPQYATRHFARLVKRADLPPIRLHDLRHGAASLAHEAGADLKTVQDLLGHASILTTADTYTTVLPPAQRHCAEATARLVLAAARRTRERIRKTAGRNRPARRPHNKRRTAKKR; encoded by the coding sequence ATGGCCGGTACGGGCAAGATCTATAAGCGGTGCGGCTGCCGCGACGCCGTCAGCAGCAAACGGCTCGAGCAGCACTGCCCGCGCCTGTCGGAGCGCGGGCACGGCAGCTGGTACTTCGACTGCTCCGCCGCCGACGCGTTCGGCGGCCCGGCGCGCGCACGCCGCGGCGGCTTCCCGTCGAAGGCCGCCGCGGGCCGGGCCCGGGACGAATGGCTGACCCGCACCGGCGAAGCGCGCACCGCGCGGGGATGGACCCTGGAGCGGTGGCTGCGGTACTGGCTGTCCACCCGCACAAAGATCCGGCCAACCACCAAGGCCGCGTACACCCGCGACGTCGAACAGTTCCTCATCCCCCACCTGGGCAGGATCACGCTCGAGGACCTCAACATCCGCCGCATCCGCAAGGGCTTCGACGAGATCGCGCAGAGCACCAACGGCCGGGGCCAGCCGCAGACCCCCTCGTGCCTGCACCACCTGCGCACCACCCTGCGGGCAGCGCTCAACCTCGCCGTCCGTGACGGACTGCTCGAGGCCAACCCGATCCGCCACCTCGAACTGCCGTCCTACCGCAAGCCCCACGCCCAGGTCTGGACCCCGGCGCGCGTCGCGGAGTGGCGGGCAACCGGCCGGCACCCGGCGGTCGCGGTGTGGACAGCGCCGTACCTCGCCGCGTTCCTCGACGCGGTCACCGCCGACCGGCTGTTCGCCCTGTGGTGGCTCATCGCCCTGCGCGGCCTGCGCCGCGGCGAAGCGTGCGGCCTGCGCTGGTCCGACATCGACCTCGACCACGGCGTGCTGTTCATCGTCCGCAACCGCGCCACCGTCGGCTACCACGTCATCGAAGGCGAACCGAAGTCCGCCGCCGGCATGCGCGCCGTCGCCCTCGACAAGCACACCGTGGCCGTGCTCCGCGAGCACCTGCGCCGCCAACACCTCAACCAGGCCGCCCGCACGGTTGCGGGCAAACCCTGCTACGACAGCGGCTACGTGTTCATCCGCCCCGACGGCAGGCCCCTGCACCCCCAGTACGCCACCCGACACTTCGCCCGACTCGTCAAACGAGCCGACCTGCCACCGATCCGGCTGCACGACCTGCGCCACGGCGCGGCGTCCCTCGCCCACGAAGCCGGCGCCGACCTCAAAACCGTGCAAGACCTCCTCGGCCACGCCAGCATCCTCACCACCGCCGACACCTACACCACCGTCTTGCCGCCTGCCCAGCGCCACTGCGCCGAAGCCACCGCCCGACTCGTCCTAGCCGCAGCCCGACGCACCCGCGAGAGAATCAGGAAGACAGCCGGCCGCAACCGCCCTGCCCGGCGCCCACACAACAAGCGCCGCACCGCGAAGAAGCGGTAG